From one Humulus lupulus chromosome 8, drHumLupu1.1, whole genome shotgun sequence genomic stretch:
- the LOC133794132 gene encoding uncharacterized protein LOC133794132, producing the protein MGTAVMEGEWGTWEELLLGGAVLRHGTRDWDTVAAELRARALCPYNFTAEVCKAKYEDLQHRYTGCTAWFEELRKKRMAELRQALEHSEDSIGSLETKLETLKAEKGHSRVNYASSQTESPLTFQKSEGVDSFSKESKDGLSAGSFTLETRTSWSAECQIPSTVSAEETETKPKDLHSFESVEASITEKLEDNAHERQGRILKKRRGKRKRKDCSRDIKESSVGESGFLDSAEAMTVFLSKENTTSDCGEVSRSSGFDNQSKGIKKDSIDDLLKIFNSIVEHKCASTFLRRLDSQKRGRYKKMIRKHMDFDTLRSRITSHSVVSVEELFRDLLLLANNALVFYSKNTREHKSALLLRDLATKTLHQHFNDSVITTQSSPPPPPPPPVKPESVHSGNKNLAVKPTHSKVNDTAKSPKKGSSLARRVGRKSNTQQQTVAPVKGRKRGRTR; encoded by the exons ATGGGAACGGCGGTGATGGAAGGGGAGTGGGGCACCTGGGAGGAGCTCCTATTGGGCGGTGCCGTGCTCCGCCACGGGACTCGAGACTGGGACACGGTCGCCGCCGAACTCCGAGCTAGAGCCCTTTGTCCTTACAATTTTACCGCGGAg GTGTGCAAAGCCAAATATGAAGACTTACAACATCGTTATACAGGATGCAC GGCTTGGTTTGAGGAGCTACGAAAGAAGCGAATGGCAGAGTTGAGGCAGGCTTTAGAGCATTCAGAAGACTCAATAGG ATCTCTTGAAACAAAACTTGAAACTCTGAAGGCTGAAAAAGGTCACTCTCGAGTCAACTATGCCTCCAGCCAAACTGAATCACCTTTAACTTTCCAAAAGTCAGAAGGAGTTGATTCCTTTAGCAAAGAGTCCAAGGATGGTCTTTCTGCTGGCAGTTTCACTCTGGAAACAAGAACAAGCTGGTCAGCTGAATGTCAAATTCCGTCTACAGTCTCAGCCGAAGAGACAGAGACAAAGCCTAAAGATTTACACTCTTTTGAGTCGGTAGAAGCGTCGATTACTGAGAAATTAGAAGATAATGCACATGAAAGACAAGGAAGGATACTTAAGAAAAGGagagggaaaagaaagagaaaagatTGTAGCAGGGACATCAAAGAAAGCAGTGTTGGAGAAAGTGGCTTTTTAGATTCAGCTGAAGCGATGACTGTATTTCTGTCTAAAGAAAATACAACAAGCGATTGTGGTGAGGTTTCTAGATCATCTGGTTTCGATAATCAAAGTAAAGGGATAAAGAAGGATAGTATTGATGATCTGTTGAAGATTTTCAATTCCATTGTGGAACATAAATGTGCCTCTACCTTTCTTCGTCGACTTGACAGCCAG AAGAGAGGAAGATATAAGAAAATGATTAGGAAGCACATGGATTTTGACACTTTAAGATCAAGAATCACCAGCCACTCAGTGGTGTCAGTTGAGGAGCTCTTTCGAGATCTTCTGCTGCTCGCGAATAATGCCTTAGTTTTCTACTCCAAGAACACACGCGAACACAAATCTGCTTTGCTCCTAAGAGACCTTGCCACCAAAACATTGCACCAGCATTTCAATGATTCTGTCATAACAACTCAAAGTagtcctcctcctcctcctcctcctccagttAAGCCCGAAAGTGTTCATTCTGGTAACAAAAACTTGGCTGTAAAACCAACCCATTCGAAGGTTAATGACACTGCCAAGAGTCCCAAGAAAGGCAGTAGCCTGGCAAGAAGAGTTGGACGTAAAAGTAATACTCAACAACAAACCGTTGCTCCTGTGAAGGGAAGGAAAAGAGGCCGGACAAGATAA
- the LOC133794133 gene encoding probable CDP-diacylglycerol--inositol 3-phosphatidyltransferase 2, with protein MSSVVFFLAGGAHWFNLTVEVSMARKSGPRLTMLSVYLYIPNIIGYIRVLMNCFAFAQWFSNKKLFSVLYFISFVCDGIDGWCARKFNQVSTFGAVLDMVTDRISTACLLVILSQVYRPGLVFLSLLALDIASHWLQMYSTFLSGKVSHKDVKDSTNWLFKLYYGNRMFMAYCCVACEVLYILLFLLAKNDTENLMDILISSAKQNALLAILVSLSLFGWAVKQAVNVIQLKTAADVCVVYDVEKNKP; from the exons ATGTCATCCGTCGTTTTCTTCCTCGCCGGCGGCGCCCACTG GTTTAACCTCACAGTGGAAGTTTCAATGGCCAGAAAATCTGGTCCGAGACTAACGATGCTATCTGTATACCTTTATATTCCCAATATCATTG GGTACATAAGGGTTCTTATGAACTGTTTTGCCTTTGCCCAATGGTTTTCCAACAAAAAGCTTTTCTCCGTTCTTTATTTCATTAG CTTTGTGTGCGATGGCATAGATGGTTGGTGTGCTCGGAAATTCAATCAAG TTTCTACATTTGGAGCTGTTTTGGACATGGTAACAGACAG GATTAGCACTGCTTGTCTATTGGTAATCCTTTCCCAAGTGTACCG GCCTGGTTTGGTTTTCCTCTCATTGCTTGCCTTAGATATTGCCAGTCACTGGTTGCAGATGTACAG TACTTTCTTGTCGGGCAAGGTTAGTCATAAAGATGTAAAAGATAGCACTAATTGGCTTTTCAAGTTATATTACGGAAATAGGATGTTTATGGCTTACTGCTGTGTGGCTTGTGAG GTTCTTTATATATTGTTATTTCTTCTAGCAAAGAACGATACTGAGAATTTGATGGAT ATTTTAATAAGTTCAGCGAAACAAAATGCACTGCTTGCTATTCTAGTTAGCTTGAGTTTATTTGGATGGGCGGTCAAGCAAGCAGTTAATGTTATCCAG TTGAAGACAGCTGCAGATGTGTGTGTGGTTTATGACGTTGAGAAGAATAAGCCCTAA
- the LOC133793616 gene encoding protein neprosin-like, translating into MGFENIRTVVTRSNLLTLAILCYVLIPNIDFADGRRLHKFGKRKGTIKTIESDDGDVIDCVDIYKQPAFDHPLLKNHTIESDGYRNTGCYNLDCPGFVQVSRMAAIGSKLNPISTYDGKQNVINVVLNQHKESGQWWVQYQNEPIGYWPNSIFTTLKNGADLLSWGGEIVNNGITHHSETQMGSGHFPAEGFGRASFFSNIGYFDGSGFINDPEKLTPFASKPSCYDVKVAADKADLGTHFFYGGPGYSDKCPT; encoded by the exons atggGTTTTGAAAATATTAGAACCGTGGTTACAAGGAGTAACTTACTCACCTTGGCAATTTTATGTTATGTTCTTATTCCAAATATTGATTTTGCTGATGGAAGAAGATTACATAAGTTTGGCAAGCGCAAGGGAACCATCAAAACCATAGAG AGTGATGATGGTGATGTGATCGATTGTGTTGATATATACAAGCAACCTGCTTTTGATCATCCACTTCTCAAGAACCACACCATAGAG AGTGATGGGTATAGAAACACAGGTTGTTACAATCTTGATTGCCCTGGTTTTGTACAAGTAAGCAGGATGGCTGCTATAGGTAGTAAACTGAATCCCATTTCCACATATGACGGGAAGCAAAACGTTATAAATGTTGTCTTAAACCag CACAAGGAGAGTGGACAATGGTGGGTGCAATATCAAAATGAGCCAATAGGTTATTGGCCCAACTCCATATTCACGACTCTGAAGAATGGGGCAGACCTCCTGAGTTGGGGTGGCGAAATTGTCAACAACGGGATTACTCATCACTCGGAGACTCAGATGGGGAGTGGTCATTTTCCGGCCGAGGGTTTCGGTAGAGCAAGCTTTTTCAGTAATATAGGCTACTTCGATGGCTCCGGATTCATCAATGATCCCGAAAAACTCACCCCTTTTGCTTCCAAGCCTTCTTGCTACGATGTCAAAGTAGCTGCCGACAAGGCAGATTTAGGAACTCATTTCTTCTATGGTGGTCCTGGCTATTCTGACAAATGTCCAACTtga